The sequence CCGGAGGAAAGAATGATGTCCAAAACCAATCTTATAATTCCATCTTATTCTCGGACCACAGCTTGATCAACCATGGACAGCTCACCAACGTAAGTACAGGTCATGTAACCACATCATGGCAACAGAGGTGCTGATGGCTCGCAGTGCGCTCTTTGAGAACTATGATGAAGATCTCAAGCAACTCTTCGGCAGCTTGAAAGACAAGCTCGATGGCGAGGCCAAGTCACTAACTGGAGGTGAGGCACTTAACATATCTCTATGTCGACTTATCTCATTGTCTCTGGATAGAACAACGGAAGGCGGCACTGAAAAGGGTGTCTGAGGAGATTGACGAGGCAGAAGAGATTGTGAGTTGGGCTCTGGCTCTCTATGATGTGGGATGGTCTCTCATAACACCGTGTAGGTTGCTCAAATGGAGGTGGAACTCCCTTCCATGCCCGTATCCATCCGTCAAACATACCAAGGACGCCTTGCAGCGTCCAAGCAGAGCCTTgacaaaatcaaaaagacTCTTGTAAGCTCAGCGCACTGTTTTGGCTGTTATTACCCCCCCAATCTGAAAGCGTTTCCTTAGAAAGACCTCCGTCTCCAATCCCAACGATCTGATCTCCTTTCCGGACCCGGTTACCCCCACGGAGATGACCCATATACGGACGACCCCGAACCTTACTCTACCAGGTCTCGTTTATTGGCCGGCACGCAGACTCTTGAAGATAGCACCACCAGGCTCGATAACGCGCACAGGATTGCGTTGGAGACTGAGGGTGTCGGTTCTGAGATCCTTAGGAATTTGAGAGGACAGAGAGATCAGTTGGAGAACACCAGGGATACTGCAAGTCGCCCTCTCAGCATCAAGAATGCCCGTCCACTAACCCCTTGTAGCTTGTCCAAGCGGACTCTTCGATTGATCGAGCAGCGGGTACActcaagaagatgattttCAAGTAGGCTTTACCTTGCAGACAGGTCTATTTCGCTCATTTAAACTGATTTGTACCGTAGGATGTACCAACAAAAGTTCCTCTCGGCAGGTATTatcatcgtcctcgtcctgctcatcctcctcgttcTTTATTCCAAGTTCGTTGGATAGACGGTTCTCGTCTCCTTTGGGACAATTTTGACCATTCAGTTTGGCGTTTCTTGTGATCTTCCgagggaaatggagaagttTCTTCCAGGACAAGGTTGTGTTGTATGCAGGGCACTGTTTAGAGTTTTTTTGACTGTAATATGTTATGGGATCACGATAATATCTAGATGTCCGGCTGAAAAGGATGTGTAGGTGTATCAAGGAGACTAGCTGTCTCAAGAAAGAGTCATGAAAAAGCGATTTTTTTGCACATTAACCCTTTGTCTAATAAATGACAAGTTCTGACTGAGACAGATTGATATAAGACGCGTCTGCTTGTTTATTGTTCTTCACAGCAGAAAGAATAGCAAGAAAAAAGATGGCACTTGAAGTTGTACTTCCCAAAATGgacaatgtcttcaaggATCACCCACAGTCCCAAGTCCTTCAAGTATTTCTttcgttttcttcttcccattcactGATGTTTAAAGACCTACAGAAAGTGTAAGGCTATGCAGAGCAGCATGAGGTCTCGTCATCCATAGCTCAAGTTGACTGTTGATTGGGCAAAGTATCCAAactttgaagatgttttcTATGACGGAGCTGTTGAAAGACTACTGCGAGCTGATTTTCGCAAGGCTGAATATAGGCTGCTATCGTCGCGGTGGGTCCAGAACTTTTCATGCACAATGACACTTTCACCAATTGATTATAGAGTGACCGCTTTGACCATTTTCGCTTCGTTCCTATCTTCGTAACTGCCTCATGGCATATagctctctcctccaccaatTTGAGCGCAACTGGGCAAAGGTCATAAACCCAAAAGGAAGCGGTTCTAGCTGCAGTATGGACTCAATATATTAAGTCTCAGTCACTGTATTGTACAATCAAAACAACGTCGCGCATAAACACTGACATGCtactttttctttattGTGCATAGCAGTTTGCTAAAAATGTTGGAAGAACGGCAAAACGTCCCAAAGAGTTGGAAAATTGTCCTATGTCTGATGAAAGATACCCAAAAACGCGGCCAATCTATGTTACTTTTGtaagaaaaggaaagtgagacaagaaagaagggatacTCGATAAGAAATGAAAGTCCGAAGTATTAATGATTTGTAAGACTATCGATTATTACAAGACTATAGACCACTCCCGGTGGTCAAATCTATTGGTTGAGATAGCATTCAAGAACTGCGGCAACCGTTAGTTGATTATAACAAATCGACCTGGGACAGACTCACActatcctcttcctcgtcctcccaGCTTTACCACTCTATGGTCTACAGCGCATGCGGTGAACCCTCAAATGCAAACTGCGGACTCTTCGTCTTGTCATTCACCCTGATCACCTTGTCAGCCGTGCTCAACCCCAACGCTCGGATAGAAAGACTTACTCAATGACCACCCTTCCaacctccttttcctgcGGCGGTTCATACCCAAAGCTCATCGGATCTGCCCTCCTTGCATCCCGCGGTAATCTCTCCAAAATTCTCACCGTTGTCGTATCTCCTACCGCTTTTAATGGCGGGACGCCCCAAAGTTCTAGCTCTCTTGCATCAAAGTGTAACCATGTCGGCAAGctaccaccaccttcaACCTCTGCGCGATAGGTTGATGGAGGGTTGGATGACCAGGTCGCGGCTGAAAGAGATACGGTGGGAGGCGGGTGAATGGTGGGGTGCATGGAGAATGTTTCGTTGGATGTGGCGTAGACTCGTCCGTCATTTGCCCCAGTACTGACTCCAGCGTTGCCACCCGACACTAATCGCGCCGATCCCTGGGAACCAGAGTTGGAGCTAGCAGTGTTAGTACGGCGATGGCGGATAAATGAGCTTGCTTGAGGTagggatggggagagaggatCCTCGCGGAAGGGCACGGCACGAATGGTGGACGCTCGAGCCGTAGATTCTGAAGGAGCATTAGAGCTACGTTGAGATGTGTAGCCTTTACCGTCTTCCAATTCTGCTCCCAGTCCCTCGATATGAGGTTGGGGAGAGCCAAAGTAGATGACAGAATTGGGGTAACCGAGACCGGTGTTGGTTGCAATCATAGTAGAACGACGAGACGCCTCGTCTGCATCATCAAACATCCCGCTCATTGTTTGGGTATCACGGTTAGCTCGCTCGGTATTAAGGATGCGAGGACTATCCTGGCGGTTGTCAAAGCTAGTTCGATGAGCTGTGGACACAATAGCTGGCTCTTCGCTTTCAGCTTCCGTATCACTTGACTTGTATCCGGTACTCTCCCCAATCTGGCTCAATATGCTCTTGCCAAATCCCAAAGAACCAGAACCAGAGTGCATTTGTGACTGAGTGTGAAAGACTGAACCAGTACCCATCATTGAGTTCTCGTCAAAGTCCGAGCTAGCGCCAAAATTGGTACCACTCTGGAAAGAGTCTCGAATACCGTCATAAGAAGAGTGGAATTCGCTGAATGAATCGTGTGAactgtcatcatcacccGTCAAGCGAGCGAGCACAGCAGGAGATTGGTGGCGGGGATACTTGGGAGTGAAGTCGGCTCGAGGACGCGGAATACTGTCAGCTGTTGGCATTCTACCGATGCCTCCAACGGCACCCAAGGATGCTCTCTCAATATCTTCACCTTGTGATTCAAATCCTCTCGATCCTTCGCCTGTACCGTCACCAGAAGACCATTGGAAAGTTGACTTGCTCTGCCAACTTGCCCTTGAGCTACTAGACATCAGAGATCTACTGCCAGAGCTTATATCTACCCTTGATTCATCAATAGGATCTTCTGTGGCAATGACATCCGGGTAGCCAATAAAGTCCTGAGAAAAATCAGGGTTCTGGGCCAGGTGCTCTTCACCATTCTCGTCCCAATGAATGATACCCTTCATTCCGTCCATACGATGAGGCTTCTCGACGGCAGTGGCATTGCTGCTAAGCGAAGCCGGGCTTCTATCAGTGACTGCGGTAGTGTCAGAGTAGCCGACGGTTCCGACAGGAGTACCTCGAGTATGAGCAAGACCGAAGCTTCTACGGAAGGGATCGCCTAGGTCAGGAGCCGATGCACGAGGCCctttctcgtcttcctcctccttcttatTATTTCGACGGCGGCGGCAACACAAGAGCCAGAGAAGCGCAAGAATAATGAGCAATCCGAGGATACCAAAGACGACACCAAGAGCAATTTTGCCGCCTGTGGAGAGACCGCCGTGGTGAGGAGTGTTCGAGCTGGTGGAAGTAGGGACAGCGGCCGTACCGGTGGATTCGGACGTATCAGAGATACCAGTAATGTTGACATTGAGAGTAGTTGTAGCCGCAAGGTTGCCGACCACGGCCTCAAAGATTACTGACACTTGATTGTATTTTGGACTGGTGGGAGCGGTGCCTTCCAGAGTCAAGTTTTCAGCATGGAACGTCAACCAGCTGGCAGCATCCGTAGGGGTGACGGTAGCATTAATGTCGGCTGAACTGTTTGTACGGTAAGGCGAGATATCGAAAGAAAGTTCTTCTGAAGGTGAAATGGTGCTGTTCGGAAGGTTGTACGTGGAAAAGAAGTAAGGTGCGATATCGATGGAGATCCAAGCTGTCGCGGACAGGGTATTGGACGAGTTGCTTGACGCGATGTTCAGGGGAATTGAGAGAGGGGAGGTTGTACCATTTTGATAAGAGTCAGGGACGGTACCAGACAACACATTGGTGTCACTGTATAACTATTAGACGCATCCAGAACGACCATAAGATACTCACCTATTAAATGATAGCCAATCGTATTCATCACTGGCCAACGTGATATTCAACTCGTCTTTGGTAGCCGTCTCATTCCCAACCAAAATCCCGTTCAGGTCCAGTGCATAATCcaccttgcccttggcgATAGTCTGCACGTCGGTAAAGTTGTAATCCCTTGCGAGCTCAATGGATTCGCCTTGTCCTATTTCGATTATGAAACTTGTCTGGGCGCCAGTGTAGCCCCAGAAATCTGTACCAGTCGCGACGATAGTGTAGGTTCCTTCACCAGGAGCAACACCTGAGAATGTAAATGTCTCGTTATCAAAATGAAGCCATGAAGGAAGGCCAGCAGTGCCTCGGACACGGGCGCCATTGTAGAGCCTGCCGTTGTTGTTATCATCGTTAGACAGTCTAAATGTATCGGGCTGAAAACCTAAAGAGAAAGACCACCAAGGGGGGATAGACACACCAGTACCCTCCGGTAGAATGGTTGCTGATGAGATATCGTGTAAATTTGGTTGTCTGATTTGGGTGTAGAATGACTGGTGGACCCCGGGGACAGAGTAATTTGTCACAAGGAGCGTGAAACTTGATCGCGTCGAACCCGATGAATCTGTTGCAGTGACAGTGATATCCTCTTGTCCCTGATCACTTGAGGCAGGTGTGCCGTAAAAAGCAAGAGTAGGAGAGTCCCAGCTGAGCCATGAGGGGAGTGCGGAAGTCGTGtaggaaatggaggaggttgaATTGAAGGTACCGGGTAAGAGGTCGAATATGAACGCTGAGCCGACTCGTGCAACAGGAGGTAGTTGATCTTGTAGGGGATATACCAGACCGGGCGCAGCCCAGGTGgttgagagaagggaaagggcgAGAGTCGCAAAGAACATGCCGCTGACAGAGGACTTgtcgaggttgagagaagaagggtacGCGTTACTGAGAGTGGGCGATGCTCTGTCAAAGAGCCAGCAGTCGCTGAATACTACGCCTGGTCGTCGAGACCTATGTGACGGCGGGTGGCTGGGGAGATGGCGGTGAGAACAAAAGGAAAGTATAATGTCGAacagtgaagaaggaaggaaaagaggtgaAAAAAGAGTGACGCGTAGAAAGAGCACAGCGGGCGACGACGTGACATCGTCAGCCAACCAAAGGTGACTCTCAGGCATCAAAGCAGACGCGTAAATTCCCCGAAGACCAGTACCTGGCACTAATCTGGTTCGCTTGTGTAATTACATAATAGCAAGGCACGTCTCGCGTCCTGGTTTTGAATCCGTGCAGCAGAGTAGACAAAGCTCAATAAAAACTCAATGTTCAATGAAGTTAAGATCACTAAGTACGTAGGGCTAATAACTAAGTAAGAACAAAAGGGGAATTGAGGCACGTATGAGGGATTTAATATCCTCACGTCAATCGCAACGACTATCATCGGATTGCATCAGTGGCTAATCATACCGATCAGCTTCGTTCGGAACTGGATATTCTGACGAGGGCGCAGCATTATACTCAGCCAGCAACGAGATCCCAAGTAATAGAACATAATTGATCTAATGAACCCCCTTCATATTAAGTCAGGTGGCCTTCCCTGTACATTGATCGATGATCACGCAGCTCGCAGATAGGTTTTGATGTTCTAAACCCTTCTTTTGTTATATACTTACCTGTTGCTACAGCTATAGAACAACGAATAACAGGTGATCGACGATGATGACACCACAAATCATCCTTGGTCTTAGTCTTATCATCTGGTCCCCATATCTTTTTTcctgtttcttttttcaaGGTTTTCGAATCGATCGTTCCTTGAAAGAAATATGAGTCAAATCACCTCAAAATAGGGACCAAGCCTTCACCAGATATATCTGCTGCCACCGCTAGCCAtatcaagaaggaagacccTTTCGAAGCATTACTTCGCAAAACGGTTAGTCTGCAGCTCAATGGTTGCATCAGGTAGCACCAGCGAACAGGCACTTTGGCTGTGTCACTAATCATGACTCTTTTTATGATTGATCTTACCTGGATAAGGCCGTCCGGTTCTCAGATTATATCATCCACGTCTTTCTATTTAGTTTTCACTTTGAATGTGAATGTTGCAAAGCTCCCAAACATACATTTGTCCTTTTGTCGTTAGCGATCACAGTTCTGTTTGTACACTGTACAATAGTTCGGCATTTACTGTAATCCAAAGGCTTTCTCTGCTCGATTTGAACATTGAAGGTTGCACATGCAATTTTTATGGGATGCAAAGCACAGTAAACGTGATAATGTAGAGTCTGTTTACAAACCAACAACTCataatctcctcttcttctcagcctctccttctcttcctcctctcgtttcctcttctcgttctctcctcctcctatactcttctcttcttctcagcctctccttctcctcccactcttgtttcctcctctcattctctctttctcgagCTATGGCAGCCTCgatcctctctctctccctttcttccctctttgcTAATCTGGCggccttttcctcttccgtctcTCTTTTGAAAGCCCGACCTTCTTCGTGATTGGCCGAGACACCCAACGCCCTCTGCAACCTATTCATTTCAACTTCCTTGGCCGCCGCGAGAGAGTGCGTATCCAGTCCTCGGCCCGCAAATCTGTCAGGCTGGGCCGCCAGCTTTTGCCTTAACTTATCGCATTCCTCTTCGATgtcgtcctcctccatgcccttttcttccaactcATCTCGAAGCTCCATGATCTTGACTTCAACACGTCGCTTGCGTTCATGCTCCAAGATACCTTGGTCAGGTACACGGTGGATAGGCGGCTTGGATACAGATTCGAGCAACGCATCATAGCCATAACCGTACGGCTGGCCGCCAGGTGGACCTTCTCGGATACGGAGATGAGCAGTGTTACGGGTTACATAACCGTTTGTGCCACTAAATGGTGTCAGCAATATGTATCTTTGGATATGAATGAAGATCGTACACACCTTCCTCTAGCGGTTGCAAGACCTACGTTGCCGTACATTGTTTAGTGTTTGTTGCAGGTAGTTGTGGTTTGATTATATGTAAATTCATTTCAGTTCGATAACGAAGTGAAGACGACCGGCGGGTGGCGAGTGGCGGGAGTACCGGCGATACCCACCTGTGGCGGGGGCATTTTGGTACAGGTGGGGGGGCTGTCACCCAGGGTGGAGGCAACTCATTTTGCCAACTCAAAAAGTTATCTGCGTCGCGTGCAGCGTGTCAAGCGCTATATCTTAGCCAACTCACGGACTGGGTCTTGATAATTCCCATTTCATGTTCCTGCGACCATGTCTCAAGAGCCCAGAGTAACATCAGAAGGATcccaggaggaagaggaggaggatttcTTCGGTCTTGATGATCTGCTTCCCGTACGTTCTCCTTGTCTGTTTACactttttccattttccaATCTTTTGTCCAAGTAGGAGCCCGAATCACCTTTACCTCCCCCATTTTCCTTCGCAAGCTACGATATACCAACGGACATCGGTCTTGAAGTGCCCGATCATCGCAAATCATTGATTCTGAGACTAGTCGGCAGTCATCCCCTCTGGGGCCATCATCTGCAAGTCACCGCGTGTTCAGTGAAACTAACAAATGCTAACCGATCATAACACCATTTTTTATTGGATACAGATGGAACACTGCTCGAACATTAAGCACATATCTGCTTAAAACACCTCAAATCACGCAGTCTCGCCATGTTCTTGAACTCGGCGCAGGTGCCGGTCTACCCTCCATCGTGTGCGCCCTTGCAGGCAGTTCCAAGGTCGTCGTTACAGATTATTCCGACGAGGGACTGCTGGATAACCTTCGATTCAATGTCGACGTGAatcttgaaggagaagaaaaggagagaataGATGTCGATGGGCATGTGTGGGGCCAGTCTGTCGATCCTTTATtagatcatcttcccaagggTCAAAAGTATGACCTCTTAATTCTAAGCGATCTTGTCTTCAACCATTCCCAAGTAAGtatttttttcttcactttTTCTATGTCTTACATTGTGTAATTCTCCTGCTAACCTCGACAAAAGCACGACGCCTTGATAAAAACTGTCGAAGCTACACTAGCTTCTTCACCCACACAGCTGTATGACCCCTCCTGCCCCTCGGCAACCCTCACTGAACCTTCTATCCTTGTTTTCTTCACCCACCACCGACCTCACCTTGCACACGCCGATATGGCCTTTTTCCCTCGTCTTGCAGAATCAGGCAATGGATGGGCGTATGAAAAGGTTGTAGAAGAATGGGCGGGTGCAATGTTCGAAGATGACCCTGGAGACAAAAGAGTTAGGGGCACTGTGCACGGCTGGCGGGCTTGGAGAG is a genomic window of Cryptococcus tetragattii IND107 chromosome 7, whole genome shotgun sequence containing:
- a CDS encoding pre-mRNA-splicing factor CWC21, which produces MYGNVGLATARGSGTNGYVTRNTAHLRIREGPPGGQPYGYGYDALLESVSKPPIHRVPDQGILEHERKRRVEVKIMELRDELEEKGMEEDDIEEECDKLRQKLAAQPDRFAGRGLDTHSLAAAKEVEMNRLQRALGVSANHEEGRAFKRETEEEKAARLAKREERERERIEAAIARERENERRKQEWEEKERLRRREEYRRRREREEETRGGREGEAEKKRRL